In Pseudomonas fluorescens, the following are encoded in one genomic region:
- a CDS encoding rubredoxin — protein MKKWQCIVCGLIYNEADGWPDDGIAPGTRWEDVPADWLCPDCGVGKMDFEMIEIAA, from the coding sequence ATGAAAAAGTGGCAATGTATCGTCTGCGGCCTGATCTACAACGAAGCCGACGGTTGGCCGGATGACGGCATTGCGCCGGGCACCCGTTGGGAAGACGTCCCGGCAGACTGGCTGTGCCCGGACTGCGGTGTGGGCAAAATGGATTTTGAAATGATCGAAATCGCTGCCTGA
- the exbB gene encoding tonB-system energizer ExbB: MTRNQFSASPTKRPRAWSAVAALLLSLMLAPVAAFADAQAPATPAATAPAPADHAAPSVAPVATDPAQAAPAETLGEDVPEVLEADNTLGMAHDLSPWGMYKNADIIVKIVMIGLAIASIITWTIWIAKGLELMGAKRRLRGEIAQLKKSASLKEASATAAKEGTLANLLVHDALEEMRLSVNSREKEGIKERVSFRLERLVAACGRNMSSGTGVLATIGSTAPFVGLFGTVWGIMNSFIGIAKTQTTNLAVVAPGIAEALLATALGLVAAIPAVVIYNVFARSIAGYKAQVSDASAQVLLLVSRDLDHQPERSSQPHMVKVG; encoded by the coding sequence ATGACACGCAATCAATTCTCCGCTTCGCCAACCAAACGACCTCGCGCCTGGAGCGCGGTGGCCGCCCTGCTCCTCAGCCTGATGCTCGCGCCAGTCGCCGCTTTCGCCGATGCCCAGGCGCCAGCTACACCAGCCGCCACCGCGCCGGCTCCGGCCGATCACGCCGCCCCTTCCGTTGCTCCGGTAGCGACCGATCCTGCCCAGGCCGCACCGGCAGAAACGCTTGGTGAAGACGTCCCTGAGGTCCTCGAAGCCGACAACACCTTGGGCATGGCCCACGACCTGTCGCCGTGGGGCATGTACAAGAACGCCGACATCATCGTCAAAATCGTGATGATCGGCCTGGCCATCGCCTCGATCATCACCTGGACCATCTGGATCGCCAAGGGTCTTGAGCTGATGGGCGCCAAGCGTCGTCTGCGCGGTGAAATCGCCCAACTGAAAAAATCCGCCTCCCTCAAGGAAGCCAGCGCCACTGCGGCGAAGGAAGGCACCCTGGCCAACCTGCTGGTACATGACGCTCTCGAAGAGATGCGCCTGTCGGTCAACAGCCGTGAGAAAGAAGGCATCAAGGAACGCGTCAGCTTCCGTCTTGAGCGCCTGGTCGCCGCCTGCGGGCGCAACATGAGCAGCGGCACCGGCGTGCTGGCCACCATCGGTTCCACCGCGCCGTTCGTCGGCCTGTTCGGTACCGTGTGGGGCATCATGAACAGCTTCATCGGCATCGCCAAGACCCAGACCACCAACCTCGCCGTCGTCGCCCCCGGCATCGCCGAAGCCCTGCTGGCTACCGCGCTGGGTCTGGTTGCAGCGATCCCTGCGGTCGTGATCTACAACGTCTTTGCCCGCTCCATCGCCGGTTACAAGGCTCAGGTGTCCGACGCGTCGGCACAGGTCCTGCTGCTGGTCAGCCGCGACCTCGACCACCAGCCTGAGCGCAGCTCGCAACCGCACATGGTGAAAGTGGGGTAA
- a CDS encoding hydrogen peroxide-inducible genes activator, whose product MTLTELRYIVTLAQEQHFGHAAERCHVSQPTLSVGVKKLEDELGVLIFERSKSAVRLTPVGEGIVAQAQKVLEQAQGIRELAQAGKNQLTAPLKVGAIYTVGPYLFPHLIPQLHRVAPQMPLYIEENFTHVLRDKLRNGELDAIIIALPFNEADVLTLQLYDEPFYVLMPAQHPWTQKESIDASLLNDKSLLLLGEGHCFRDQVLEACPTLTKGNDGAKHTTVESSSLETIRHMVASGLGISILPLSAVDSHHYAPGVIEVRPLSAPVPFRTVAIAWRASFPRPKAIEILADSIRLCSVAKPAAQVAAG is encoded by the coding sequence ATGACCCTCACAGAATTACGCTACATCGTTACCCTCGCCCAAGAGCAGCACTTCGGCCACGCGGCCGAGCGTTGCCACGTCAGCCAACCGACCCTGTCGGTGGGTGTGAAAAAGCTTGAAGACGAACTCGGTGTGCTGATTTTCGAGCGCAGCAAAAGCGCCGTGCGCCTGACGCCGGTCGGCGAAGGCATCGTGGCCCAGGCCCAAAAGGTATTGGAACAGGCCCAAGGCATCCGCGAACTGGCCCAGGCTGGCAAGAACCAGCTGACCGCCCCGCTCAAGGTCGGCGCGATCTACACCGTCGGACCGTACCTGTTTCCGCACCTGATTCCACAACTGCACCGGGTCGCCCCGCAGATGCCGTTGTACATCGAAGAAAACTTCACCCACGTGCTGCGCGACAAGCTGCGCAACGGCGAGCTCGACGCGATCATCATCGCCCTGCCGTTCAATGAAGCCGACGTGCTGACCCTGCAGCTCTACGACGAGCCGTTCTACGTGCTGATGCCGGCGCAGCACCCGTGGACACAAAAGGAATCCATCGACGCCAGTCTGCTCAACGACAAGAGCCTGCTGCTGCTCGGCGAAGGCCACTGCTTCCGCGATCAGGTACTGGAAGCCTGCCCGACCCTGACCAAAGGCAACGACGGCGCCAAGCACACCACGGTGGAATCCAGTTCCCTGGAAACCATTCGCCACATGGTCGCCTCGGGCCTCGGGATTTCGATCCTGCCGTTGTCGGCAGTCGACAGCCATCACTACGCCCCCGGCGTGATCGAAGTGCGTCCGTTGTCGGCACCCGTACCGTTCCGCACCGTGGCCATTGCCTGGCGCGCCAGCTTTCCGCGCCCGAAAGCGATTGAAATCCTCGCTGACTCCATTCGCCTGTGCTCGGTGGCCAAGCCAGCGGCACAAGTCGCTGCGGGCTAA
- a CDS encoding helicase, whose amino-acid sequence MKFRFLLWMLGLLMGKASRTNPAFQQQLGDKDLVFQLQTLDGKVARHFRVKDQRITSQSGVHAEPAFAIAFKDAAYGFATMQAKNKQLAFMTGIQDKSIQIKGNPALVIWFQGLTKYLKPKKKPVASR is encoded by the coding sequence ATGAAATTTCGTTTTCTGCTGTGGATGCTGGGTTTGTTGATGGGTAAGGCCAGCCGGACTAATCCGGCGTTTCAGCAGCAGTTGGGGGACAAGGACCTGGTGTTTCAGTTGCAGACCCTGGACGGGAAAGTGGCGCGGCATTTCCGCGTGAAGGACCAGCGCATCACCAGCCAATCGGGTGTGCATGCCGAGCCTGCGTTTGCGATTGCCTTTAAAGACGCCGCGTACGGCTTTGCCACGATGCAGGCGAAGAACAAGCAACTGGCGTTCATGACGGGGATTCAGGACAAGTCGATTCAGATCAAGGGCAACCCGGCGCTGGTGATCTGGTTCCAGGGGTTGACCAAGTATTTGAAGCCGAAGAAAAAGCCTGTTGCTTCGCGTTGA
- the exbD gene encoding TonB system transport protein ExbD, which yields MGLHLKEGADDDLSENHEINVTPFIDVMLVLLIIFMVAAPLATVDIKVDLPASTAKPAPRPEKPVFLSVKADQRLFLGEDEVKAEALGATLDARTQGKKDTTIFFQADKGVDYGDLMSVMDNLRSAGYLKVGLVGLETAAKK from the coding sequence ATGGGCCTGCATTTGAAAGAAGGGGCAGACGACGATCTGTCCGAAAACCACGAAATCAACGTTACGCCGTTCATCGACGTGATGTTGGTACTGTTGATCATCTTCATGGTGGCGGCCCCGCTGGCCACCGTGGACATCAAGGTCGACCTGCCCGCCTCGACCGCCAAACCGGCGCCGCGGCCAGAGAAACCGGTGTTCCTCAGCGTCAAGGCCGACCAGCGCCTGTTCCTCGGTGAAGACGAAGTGAAGGCCGAAGCACTCGGCGCCACCCTCGACGCCAGGACCCAGGGCAAGAAAGACACGACAATCTTCTTCCAGGCCGACAAAGGCGTGGATTACGGCGACCTGATGAGCGTGATGGACAACCTGCGTTCTGCCGGTTACCTGAAGGTAGGTCTGGTCGGACTCGAGACGGCAGCCAAGAAATGA
- a CDS encoding HU family DNA-binding protein gives MRKPDLAAAIAEKADLTKEQANRVLNAVLEEITGALHRKDSVTLVGFGTFLQRHRGARTGKNPQTGEPVKIKASNTVAFKPGKSLKDSVNP, from the coding sequence ATGCGTAAACCAGACCTCGCAGCAGCCATTGCTGAAAAAGCAGACCTCACCAAAGAACAAGCCAACCGCGTTCTCAACGCCGTTCTTGAAGAAATCACCGGTGCCCTGCACCGCAAAGACAGCGTGACGCTGGTGGGCTTCGGCACCTTCCTGCAACGCCATCGCGGTGCCCGCACCGGCAAAAACCCGCAAACCGGTGAACCCGTCAAAATCAAGGCCAGCAACACCGTTGCGTTCAAGCCAGGCAAATCGTTGAAAGACAGCGTTAATCCGTAA
- a CDS encoding chorismate lyase translates to MHHTESPSPAPLWLSRSELAPLPDAATLDWLFDEGSLTRRLIHLSNDAFSVSPMFEGWQPLRADECAALDLVDGSEGWVREVYLRGHGQAWVFARSVASRSALQGDGLHMDELGSRSLGELLFCDQAFQRRAIEVCHYPQAWLPVEVQSPELWGRRSRFDRGALSVLVAEIFLPSLWDAACAQSENR, encoded by the coding sequence GTGCATCACACAGAATCCCCCTCTCCAGCTCCTCTCTGGCTCTCGCGCAGCGAACTGGCGCCCCTCCCCGATGCTGCCACCCTCGACTGGCTGTTCGACGAAGGCTCGCTGACCAGACGTCTGATTCATCTGTCCAATGATGCCTTCAGCGTCTCGCCGATGTTCGAAGGCTGGCAACCCCTACGTGCCGACGAATGCGCAGCACTGGACCTGGTCGATGGCAGTGAGGGCTGGGTGCGCGAGGTGTATTTGCGCGGTCATGGCCAGGCGTGGGTGTTTGCGCGCAGCGTAGCGTCACGCAGTGCATTGCAAGGCGACGGCTTGCACATGGACGAACTGGGCAGCCGCTCGCTGGGCGAATTGCTGTTTTGCGATCAGGCCTTCCAGCGCCGGGCCATCGAGGTTTGCCATTATCCGCAAGCGTGGCTGCCCGTCGAGGTGCAATCGCCTGAACTATGGGGCCGCCGCTCGCGCTTCGACCGCGGTGCGCTGAGCGTGCTGGTGGCCGAAATATTCCTGCCTTCCCTGTGGGACGCCGCCTGCGCCCAATCGGAGAACCGTTGA
- a CDS encoding FAD-dependent oxidoreductase yields the protein MNAPVVIIGTGLAGYNVAREFRKLDSETPLLLITADDGRSYSKPMLSTGFGKNKDADGLSMAEPGTMAEQLKAEIRTHTRISGIDPGHKRLWIGEEAVIYRDLILAWGAETVRVPIEGDAADCVFPINDLEDYARFRAAAAGKRRVLLLGAGLIGCEFANDLTLGGYEVQLVAPCEQVMPTLLHPAAAAAVQAGLESLGARFHLGPVLNRLQRVADGLEAHLSDGQVIPCDVVVSAIGLRPRVDLAAAAGLQVSRGVMVDRHLKTSHANIYALGDCAEVDGLNLLYVMPLMSCARALAQTLAGNPTAVTYGPMPITVKTPVCPLVVSQPPRGAEGIWTIEGQGADIKVLCRDAAGKLLGYALTGAAVMEKLALNKELPALLA from the coding sequence ATGAACGCACCTGTCGTAATCATTGGCACCGGCCTGGCGGGCTACAACGTGGCCCGCGAGTTTCGCAAACTCGATAGCGAAACCCCGCTGCTGCTGATTACCGCCGATGACGGGCGCTCCTACTCCAAGCCGATGCTCTCCACCGGCTTCGGCAAAAACAAGGATGCCGACGGCCTGAGCATGGCCGAGCCCGGCACCATGGCCGAACAGCTCAAGGCCGAAATACGCACCCACACGCGCATCAGCGGCATCGACCCGGGCCACAAACGCCTGTGGATCGGTGAAGAAGCGGTGATCTACCGCGACCTGATCCTGGCCTGGGGCGCCGAAACCGTGCGCGTGCCCATCGAAGGCGACGCGGCGGATTGCGTATTCCCGATCAACGACCTGGAAGACTACGCACGCTTCCGTGCGGCGGCGGCCGGCAAGCGCCGCGTGCTGCTGCTCGGCGCCGGTCTGATCGGCTGTGAGTTCGCCAACGACCTGACCTTGGGCGGATACGAAGTGCAACTGGTTGCACCGTGCGAACAAGTCATGCCGACCCTGTTGCACCCGGCGGCGGCCGCTGCGGTGCAGGCAGGCCTCGAAAGCCTCGGCGCGCGCTTCCACCTCGGCCCGGTGCTCAATCGCCTGCAGCGAGTGGCTGACGGCCTGGAAGCGCACCTGTCCGATGGCCAGGTGATCCCGTGCGACGTGGTGGTCTCGGCCATTGGCCTGCGCCCGCGCGTCGACCTGGCGGCTGCGGCCGGTTTGCAGGTCAGCCGTGGCGTCATGGTCGATCGGCACCTGAAGACCTCCCACGCCAACATCTACGCCCTGGGCGACTGCGCCGAGGTCGACGGGCTGAACCTGCTGTACGTGATGCCCCTGATGAGCTGTGCGAGGGCGCTGGCGCAAACCCTGGCCGGCAACCCGACCGCCGTCACCTATGGCCCGATGCCAATCACCGTCAAAACCCCGGTCTGCCCGCTGGTGGTGTCCCAGCCGCCACGGGGTGCAGAGGGCATTTGGACAATCGAAGGGCAGGGCGCCGACATCAAGGTTTTATGCCGCGATGCCGCGGGCAAGCTGCTCGGTTACGCCCTCACCGGTGCCGCCGTGATGGAAAAACTGGCCCTGAACAAAGAGCTTCCGGCCCTGTTGGCATAA
- a CDS encoding energy transducer TonB, with protein MITTRHKLTRYSGSLAVVLGVHALAIALALNWSARPPIELPPQAMMVELAPVPAPPPPAPPKVVTPPQPPAPIEELPIPKLAEAPKAEIAVPKPVKPKPKPQPPKPVEKKPEPPKEKPAEEKPAETQQTQAPTEKSAQPAPGPSPAQMAAKASWQGTLLAHLQKYKKYPASAQARGKEGMNRLRFVVDAEGNVLSFELVGASGTADLDRATLEMIRRAQPLPKPPADMLTNGSIEIVAPFVYSLEKRRR; from the coding sequence ATGATCACGACGCGCCATAAGCTGACGCGTTACAGCGGTAGCCTGGCTGTGGTGCTGGGTGTTCACGCGCTGGCCATCGCGCTGGCGCTGAACTGGTCCGCCCGTCCGCCCATCGAATTGCCTCCCCAGGCAATGATGGTCGAGCTGGCACCGGTTCCTGCCCCGCCACCGCCTGCTCCGCCGAAAGTCGTCACCCCGCCGCAGCCACCGGCTCCGATTGAAGAACTGCCGATTCCCAAGCTCGCAGAAGCGCCGAAAGCTGAAATTGCCGTGCCCAAGCCCGTCAAGCCAAAGCCCAAGCCGCAGCCGCCCAAACCGGTAGAAAAGAAACCTGAGCCGCCGAAGGAAAAACCGGCCGAAGAAAAGCCTGCCGAAACCCAGCAGACTCAGGCACCGACGGAGAAATCCGCCCAGCCTGCGCCGGGTCCGTCGCCTGCTCAAATGGCAGCCAAGGCCAGCTGGCAAGGCACGCTGTTGGCACACCTGCAGAAGTACAAGAAGTACCCTGCAAGTGCCCAGGCGCGGGGCAAGGAAGGCATGAACCGTCTGCGTTTCGTCGTGGATGCCGAAGGCAATGTGTTGTCGTTTGAGCTGGTAGGCGCCTCGGGCACTGCCGATCTGGACCGGGCCACCCTGGAAATGATCCGCCGCGCTCAACCGCTGCCCAAGCCACCGGCCGACATGCTGACCAACGGTTCCATCGAAATTGTTGCACCGTTTGTGTATTCGCTGGAAAAGCGCCGCCGGTAA
- a CDS encoding aminoacyl-tRNA deacylase and HDOD domain-containing protein has product MTDVAFAPDTPHAPSVIRLMLGKLGIAYEEVLDRHGLNAARKVQAVLLDDSVGVLMVLFPQSQLLDLNRLTELTGRRLAAVPTERLTKMLGKHNLSLLPGLPALTSSPCLYDASLLHEPKLLINSGEPGVLLEISSEDFKATMLTKASAANFGENLTSIRPNLNRPDDDREEITQAVQAFTARRIQQRLEATIEIPPLAETAQKIIKLRVDPNATIDDITGVVETDPALAAQVVSWAASPYYASPGKIRSVEDAIVRVLGFDLVINLALGLALGKTLSLPKDHPQHSTPYWQQSIYTAAVIEGLTRAMPRAQRPEAGLTYLAGLLHNFGYLLLAHVFPPHFSLICRHLEVNPHLCHSFVEQHLLGISREQIGTWLMRYWDMPEELATALRFQHDPAYDGAYAEYPNLVCLSVRLLRSRGIGSGPDEDIPDALLERLGLSREKANDVVSKVLEAEVLLRELASQFTQG; this is encoded by the coding sequence ATGACCGACGTTGCCTTCGCACCCGACACCCCGCACGCTCCGTCGGTCATTCGGCTGATGCTGGGCAAATTGGGCATTGCCTACGAAGAAGTGCTGGACCGTCACGGCCTGAATGCCGCGCGCAAAGTGCAGGCCGTTCTGCTGGATGACAGCGTTGGCGTGTTGATGGTGCTGTTCCCGCAGAGCCAATTGCTGGACCTCAATCGCCTCACTGAACTCACCGGTCGCCGCCTCGCCGCCGTACCGACCGAACGCCTGACAAAAATGCTCGGCAAGCACAATCTCAGCTTGCTGCCGGGCCTGCCGGCACTGACCAGTTCACCGTGCCTGTACGACGCAAGCCTGCTGCACGAGCCGAAGTTGCTGATCAACTCCGGTGAGCCGGGCGTGTTGCTGGAAATCTCCAGTGAAGACTTCAAGGCGACCATGCTGACCAAGGCCAGCGCCGCCAATTTCGGCGAAAACCTGACCAGCATCCGTCCGAACCTCAACCGCCCCGATGACGACCGCGAGGAAATCACCCAGGCCGTCCAGGCGTTCACCGCACGACGCATCCAGCAGCGTCTGGAAGCGACCATCGAAATTCCGCCGCTGGCCGAAACCGCGCAAAAAATCATCAAGCTGCGCGTCGACCCCAACGCCACCATCGACGACATCACCGGCGTGGTCGAAACCGACCCGGCGCTGGCCGCACAAGTCGTGAGCTGGGCGGCATCGCCGTACTACGCCTCGCCGGGCAAGATCCGCTCGGTGGAAGATGCCATCGTCCGGGTGCTGGGCTTCGACCTGGTGATCAACCTGGCGCTGGGCCTGGCCCTGGGCAAAACCCTGAGCCTGCCCAAGGACCACCCGCAACACTCCACCCCGTACTGGCAGCAATCGATCTACACCGCCGCCGTCATCGAAGGCCTGACCCGCGCCATGCCGCGCGCCCAGCGTCCGGAAGCCGGCCTGACCTACCTGGCCGGCCTGCTGCACAACTTCGGCTACCTGCTGCTGGCCCATGTGTTCCCGCCACACTTCTCGCTGATCTGCCGCCACCTGGAGGTCAACCCACACCTGTGCCACAGCTTTGTGGAACAACACCTGCTGGGCATCAGCCGGGAACAGATCGGCACGTGGCTGATGCGCTACTGGGACATGCCTGAAGAACTGGCCACCGCCCTGCGCTTCCAGCACGACCCGGCCTACGACGGCGCCTACGCCGAATACCCGAATCTGGTGTGCCTGTCTGTGCGCCTGCTGCGCAGCCGTGGCATCGGCTCGGGCCCCGACGAAGACATCCCCGACGCCCTGCTCGAACGCCTTGGCCTGAGCCGCGAAAAAGCCAACGACGTGGTCAGCAAAGTCCTCGAGGCCGAAGTGTTACTGCGCGAACTGGCTTCGCAATTTACTCAGGGCTGA
- the recG gene encoding ATP-dependent DNA helicase RecG — protein sequence MSELSQVSVTALKGVGEAMAEKLAKVGLENLQDVLFHLPLRYQDRTRVVPIGALRPGQDAVIEGTVSGADVVMGRRRSLVVRLQDGTGGLSLRFYHFSNAQKEGLKRGTRIRCYGEARPGASGLEIYHPEYRAITGDEPPPVDETLTPVYPLTEGLTQQRLRQLCMQTLTLLGPSSLPDWLPNELARDYQLAPLADAIRYLHNPPADADVDELALGHHWAQHRLAFEELLTHQLSQQRLRESMRALRAPAMPKATQLPAKYLANLGFNPTGAQQRVGNEIAYDLSQHEPMLRLIQGDVGAGKTVVAALAALQALEAGYQVALMAPTEILAEQHFITFKRWLEPLGIEVAWLAGKLKGKNRVAALEQIASGTPMVVGTHALFQDEVQFKNLALVIIDEQHRFGVQQRLALRQKGVGGRMCPHQLIMTATPIPRTLAMSAYADLDTSILDELPPGRTPVNTVLITDTRRVEVIERVRSACAEGRQAYWVCTLIEESEELTCQAAETTFEDLTAALGELKVGLIHGRMKPAEKAAVMAEFKAGNLQLLVATTVIEVGVDVPNASLMIIENPERLGLAQLHQLRGRVGRGSAVSHCVLLYHPPLSQIGRQRLGIMRETNDGFVIAEKDLELRGPGEMLGTRQTGLLQFKVADLMRDADLLPAVRDAAQALLERWPTHVSPLLDRWLRHGQQYGQV from the coding sequence ATGAGCGAGTTGTCGCAAGTGTCGGTGACGGCACTCAAGGGTGTCGGTGAAGCCATGGCCGAGAAACTGGCCAAGGTCGGCCTGGAAAACCTCCAGGACGTGTTGTTTCACCTGCCCCTGCGCTATCAGGACCGCACTCGCGTGGTGCCGATCGGCGCACTGCGGCCCGGGCAAGATGCGGTCATCGAAGGCACCGTCAGCGGTGCCGATGTGGTCATGGGCCGGCGGCGCAGCCTGGTGGTCCGATTGCAGGATGGCACCGGGGGCTTGAGCCTGCGTTTCTATCACTTCAGCAACGCGCAAAAGGAAGGCCTCAAACGCGGCACGCGGATTCGCTGCTACGGCGAGGCGCGACCCGGTGCTTCGGGGCTGGAGATCTACCACCCGGAATACCGCGCCATCACCGGCGACGAACCGCCGCCGGTGGATGAAACCCTGACCCCGGTCTACCCGCTGACCGAAGGCCTGACCCAACAGCGCTTGCGCCAGTTGTGCATGCAGACCCTCACCCTGCTCGGCCCCAGCAGCCTGCCCGACTGGCTGCCGAACGAACTGGCCCGCGACTACCAATTGGCGCCGCTGGCCGATGCGATTCGCTACCTGCACAACCCGCCCGCCGATGCCGACGTCGATGAACTGGCCCTCGGTCACCACTGGGCGCAGCACCGTCTGGCTTTCGAAGAACTGCTGACCCATCAGCTGTCGCAACAACGCCTGCGCGAAAGCATGCGCGCCCTGCGTGCGCCCGCGATGCCCAAAGCCACGCAACTGCCGGCCAAATACCTGGCCAACCTCGGCTTCAACCCAACCGGTGCCCAGCAACGGGTCGGCAATGAAATCGCCTATGACCTCAGCCAGCACGAACCGATGCTGCGGCTGATCCAGGGTGACGTCGGCGCCGGCAAAACCGTGGTCGCCGCCCTTGCCGCGCTGCAAGCGCTGGAGGCCGGTTATCAGGTTGCGCTGATGGCGCCCACCGAGATTCTCGCCGAGCAGCACTTCATTACCTTCAAGCGCTGGCTCGAACCGCTGGGCATCGAAGTCGCATGGCTGGCCGGCAAGCTCAAGGGTAAGAACCGCGTAGCCGCGCTGGAGCAAATCGCCAGCGGCACGCCGATGGTGGTCGGCACCCACGCGTTGTTCCAGGACGAAGTGCAATTCAAGAACCTGGCGCTGGTGATCATCGACGAACAGCACCGTTTCGGCGTACAGCAGCGTCTGGCCTTGCGGCAGAAAGGCGTCGGCGGGCGCATGTGCCCGCACCAGTTGATCATGACCGCCACGCCGATTCCGCGCACGCTGGCCATGAGCGCCTACGCCGATCTCGACACCTCGATCCTCGACGAATTGCCGCCCGGCCGAACCCCGGTCAACACCGTGCTGATCACCGACACCCGGCGGGTCGAAGTCATCGAACGGGTGCGCAGCGCTTGCGCCGAGGGGCGCCAGGCCTATTGGGTGTGCACGCTGATCGAAGAGTCGGAAGAGTTGACCTGCCAGGCCGCCGAAACCACCTTCGAAGACCTCACCGCCGCCCTTGGCGAGTTGAAAGTCGGGCTGATCCACGGCCGTATGAAGCCTGCGGAAAAAGCTGCGGTGATGGCCGAGTTCAAGGCCGGCAACCTGCAACTGCTGGTCGCGACCACGGTGATCGAAGTCGGCGTGGACGTGCCCAACGCCAGCCTGATGATCATCGAGAACCCCGAGCGCCTGGGCCTGGCGCAATTGCACCAGTTGCGCGGCCGCGTCGGCCGGGGCAGCGCCGTCAGCCATTGCGTGCTGCTCTACCATCCGCCGCTGTCGCAGATCGGCCGCCAGCGCCTGGGCATCATGCGCGAAACCAACGACGGTTTTGTCATCGCCGAAAAGGATCTGGAACTGCGTGGCCCCGGCGAAATGCTCGGCACCCGGCAGACAGGTTTGCTGCAATTCAAGGTCGCCGACCTGATGCGCGATGCCGATTTGCTGCCCGCCGTGCGGGATGCCGCCCAGGCATTGCTCGAGCGCTGGCCGACCCACGTCAGCCCGCTACTCGACCGATGGCTGCGTCATGGCCAACAATACGGCCAAGTGTGA
- a CDS encoding DUF6124 family protein encodes MTPIPDASENEATSPYESLDSKKLHETAERALDHYLTPPKQTPTKRSGQLFSVCPDISTEALLANASEDLLSISAIAADLADDVNGSRRSVALAISRVAEGAHLLVERALDHLDEPQMAAILAKQQSGLG; translated from the coding sequence ATGACTCCGATACCCGACGCATCCGAAAACGAAGCCACATCCCCCTACGAATCCCTCGATTCCAAAAAACTCCACGAAACCGCCGAACGCGCCCTCGATCACTATCTCACCCCACCAAAACAAACACCGACGAAACGCAGCGGCCAACTCTTCAGTGTCTGCCCGGACATCAGCACCGAAGCACTCCTGGCCAACGCCTCGGAAGATCTGCTGTCCATCAGCGCCATCGCCGCTGACCTGGCCGATGATGTAAACGGTTCACGCCGCTCAGTAGCCTTGGCGATCAGTCGCGTGGCTGAGGGGGCGCATTTGCTGGTAGAGCGGGCGTTGGATCATCTGGATGAGCCGCAAATGGCGGCGATTCTCGCCAAGCAACAAAGCGGGCTCGGCTGA